In the genome of Vanacampus margaritifer isolate UIUO_Vmar chromosome 1, RoL_Vmar_1.0, whole genome shotgun sequence, one region contains:
- the tmem151bb gene encoding transmembrane protein 151B: MSPPASAATASESSTSTTTTTVVLEEDTREEQKPLKQSLSKSLCRESFWKCLLLSVLMYGCMGAMVWCHVTEVTRLNFDSAFKGKSMMYHDSPCSDGYIYIPLALLGMLYLVYLVECWHCHVQNELQHKVDVEGIYERIQRMQQAKPCIWWKAISYHYVRRTRQVTRYRNGDAYTSTQVYHERVNTHVAEAEFDYGHCGVKDVSKQLLSLEKSAFTKMRFTKCFSFANVESENSYLTQRARFFTDNEGLDDYMEAREGMHLKNIELKEYIIALSDPEHHPWYLSHYVFWFASFLTFSWPLRVFAEYRTAYVHYRVEKLFGHDYIPVTPCEDRPYWRRIPRVNTIDSTELEWHIRSNQQLVPSYSEAGLMDLAQCPSSFSGIRQNCERCHRAISCSSVFSRSALSICTGASSRIPFSGSRFSLARRYGSQRSCFWRSGSLDDQESPSENTRCLSERLTTDDEEPPDYDDAMCYPVLIVHCSENCHNHRSFHRNGSCVETSL; the protein is encoded by the exons ATGTCTCCTCCGGCATCGGCTGCGACTGCCAGTGAAAGCAGCACCAGCACCACCACTACCACCGTCGTGTTGGAAGAAGACACCAGAGAGGAG cAAAAACCCCTCAAGCAATCTCTAAGCAAGTCACTATGTCGGGAGAGTTTCTGGAAATGCCTTCTCCTGTCCGTTCTCATGTACGGCTGCATGGGAGCCATGGTTTGGTGTCATGTGACCGAAGTGACCCGCCTCAACTTCGACAGTGCATTCAAAGGGAAATCCATGATGTACCACGACAGCCCCTGCTCCGATGGCTACATTTACATTCCTCTTGCCCTACTGGGCATGCTCTACTTGGTCTACCTGGTGGAATGCTGGCACTGCCACGTGCAGAACGAGCTGCAGCACAAAGTGGACGTGGAGGGCATTTACGAGCGAATCCAGAGAATGCAGCAAGCCAAACCTTGCATCTGGTGGAAGGCCATCAGCTACCACTACGTGCGTCGTACCCGGCAAGTCACGCGCTACCGCAATGGGGACGCGTACACCAGTACGCAAGTTTACCACGAGCGAGTCAACACTCATGTGGCGGAAGCCGAATTTGACTACGGTCACTGTGGAGTGAAAGATGTCTCCAAACAGCTGCTCAGTCTGGAGAAGTCCGCCTTCACCAAGATGCGCTTCACCAAGTGTTTTAGCTTTGCCAACGTTGAGTCTGAGAATTCGTACCTTACACAGCGAGCAAGGTTTTTCACCGACAATGAAGGGCTGGATGACTACATGGAAGCCAGGGAGGGCATGCACCTGAAAAACATTGAACTGAAGGAATATATCATAGCTTTGTCTGACCCAGAGCACCATCCCTGGTACTTGTCCCATTATGTCTTCTGGTTCGCCTCGTTCCTCACCTTCTCATGGCCTCTACGAGTGTTTGCAGAGTATCGCACCGCATACGTCCACTATCGCGTCGAGAAACTCTTCGGACACGATTACATTCCAGTGACGCCGTGTGAGGACCGGCCCTACTGGCGACGGATCCCTCGTGTAAACACCATCGACAGCACGGAATTGGAGTGGCACATTCGGTCCAACCAGCAGTTGGTGCCCAGTTACTCGGAGGCGGGCCTCATGGACCTAGCCCAGTGCCCCTCCAGCTTCAGTGGCATTCGCCAGAATTGTGAGCGCTGCCACCGGGCCATCAGTTGCTCCTCGGTGTTCTCCAGAAGCGCCCTCAGCATCTGCACGGGAGCCAGCTCCCGAATTCCCTTCAGTGGCAGCCGATTCTCCCTGGCCCGACGCTACGGATCACAGAGGAGCTGCTTTTGGAGGAGCGGCAGCTTAGACGACCAGGAAAGTCCCAGCGAAAACACCCGCTGTCTGTCGGAGCGCCTCACCACAGACGACGAAGAACCCCCGGACTATGACGACGCAATGTGCTACCCGGTGCTCATCGTCCACTGCAGCGAGAACTGCCACAACCACAGGTCATTTCACAGAAACGGCTCTTGTGTGGAGACTTCACTATGA